Proteins encoded together in one Campylobacter concisus window:
- a CDS encoding anaerobic C4-dicarboxylate transporter, with product MDIMLILQIIVLFGGIYLGVKLGGMGVGYAGGLGVVILALLGMKVDMKDIPMDVILIIASVISAITALQVAGGLDYLVQVATKILRKNPKQINFLAPIVTYFLTILAGTGHTAFSMIPVIVEVAKTQNIKPSAPLALSVVSSQVAITASPISAAFVAMSGLCEKLGVSYPVLLFICISTTFVAMVITAFIINKFYDLDLSKDPIYQERLAKGLVAEVKDVEYHEPKPYAKRSVAIFAVGVLIVVCYALCISKSLNLVEKPILSRDAAIISFMLTIGFTIAVACKVETGKLLSTSTFQSGMNACICVVGIAWLGTTFVNGHLDAIKEVAKDFVTQYPFILAVALYFLSCLLYSQAATTKVMMPAVAAALGMTSPENSGQIWILVASFAAVSGLFVLPTYPTTLGAIAMDDTGTTRVGKFVFNHSFFIPGTIMVALSVILGFIVAPVLI from the coding sequence ATGGATATAATGCTGATCTTACAGATTATAGTCCTATTTGGCGGCATCTATCTTGGTGTCAAACTAGGTGGTATGGGCGTTGGCTACGCAGGTGGTCTTGGCGTTGTGATACTCGCTTTACTTGGTATGAAAGTCGATATGAAAGATATCCCTATGGATGTTATCTTGATCATCGCTTCAGTTATCTCAGCGATCACAGCTTTGCAAGTTGCGGGCGGACTTGATTATTTAGTTCAAGTAGCAACAAAAATTTTACGCAAGAATCCAAAACAGATCAACTTTCTTGCTCCGATAGTTACTTACTTTTTAACTATCCTTGCAGGTACTGGACACACTGCGTTCTCTATGATCCCTGTTATCGTTGAGGTTGCAAAAACTCAAAACATCAAACCTTCAGCTCCACTTGCGCTTTCAGTTGTCTCTTCTCAAGTAGCGATCACTGCAAGCCCGATCTCAGCTGCGTTTGTTGCTATGAGTGGTCTATGCGAGAAGCTGGGTGTTAGCTATCCAGTGTTGCTATTTATTTGTATATCAACTACATTTGTAGCGATGGTTATCACTGCATTTATCATCAATAAATTTTACGATCTTGACCTTTCAAAAGATCCTATCTATCAAGAAAGACTTGCAAAAGGTTTGGTTGCAGAGGTTAAGGATGTCGAGTATCACGAGCCAAAACCATACGCAAAAAGATCAGTTGCGATCTTTGCAGTTGGCGTTTTGATCGTAGTTTGCTATGCGCTATGTATCTCAAAGAGCTTAAATTTAGTAGAAAAACCTATCCTTTCAAGAGATGCAGCTATCATTAGCTTTATGCTAACTATCGGCTTTACAATAGCAGTAGCTTGCAAAGTTGAGACAGGCAAACTTCTATCAACTAGCACTTTCCAAAGCGGTATGAATGCGTGCATCTGCGTTGTTGGTATCGCATGGCTTGGTACAACATTTGTTAATGGACACCTTGACGCTATCAAAGAGGTTGCAAAAGACTTCGTTACTCAGTATCCATTTATCCTAGCTGTTGCGCTTTATTTCTTAAGCTGCTTGCTATACTCACAAGCTGCTACAACAAAGGTTATGATGCCTGCTGTTGCTGCTGCTCTTGGTATGACTAGCCCTGAAAATTCAGGTCAAATTTGGATCCTTGTAGCTTCATTTGCTGCAGTTTCTGGTCTATTTGTATTGCCAACATATCCTACAACACTAGGTGCGATAGCGATGGACGATACAGGA
- a CDS encoding aspartate ammonia-lyase — protein sequence MATRREHDFIGELEISDNFYYGIQTFRATENFHMSGRTLKEYPYFVKAFAQIKKAAALANKEVGVLDPKIADALAKAADRVIAGEFLDQFVVDMVQGGAGTSTNMNSNEVITNIALESLGHKKGEYQYIHPNDHTNLGQSTNDTYPSSIKVATYAKLTDLLAAMNLLKDELEKKAKEFKDIIKMGRTELEDAVPTTLGNTFNAFASYIKSDIEKITAARESMTHLNMGATAIGTGINCHPEYKNVVVKKLKEITGVDFKKADDFIAATQDTADFVHVSGALKTAAVRLSKIANDLRLMNSGPRCGLGEINLPQMQPGSSIMPGKVNPVIAEVVGEACYEVIGNDVTIMLCSERGEFELNAFEPGIAYALFNSIFILENAMKTLAEKAIKKLTANPEACLKSVLGSVGIVTAFNPYIGYEKSASIAKEALQTGKAVGDICLERGYLSKDEIDKILEPKNMLNPSMVK from the coding sequence ATGGCAACCAGAAGAGAACATGATTTTATTGGCGAGTTGGAAATTTCTGACAATTTTTACTATGGCATCCAAACATTTAGGGCTACTGAAAACTTCCACATGAGTGGTAGAACATTAAAAGAGTATCCATACTTTGTAAAGGCATTTGCGCAGATCAAAAAAGCTGCTGCGCTTGCAAATAAAGAGGTTGGCGTTTTAGATCCAAAGATAGCTGATGCTTTGGCAAAAGCTGCTGATAGAGTAATAGCTGGCGAGTTTTTAGATCAATTTGTTGTTGATATGGTTCAAGGTGGCGCAGGAACAAGTACAAATATGAACTCAAACGAGGTTATCACAAATATCGCGCTTGAGAGCCTTGGTCACAAAAAAGGTGAGTATCAATACATCCATCCAAATGATCACACAAACCTTGGACAAAGCACAAATGACACTTATCCAAGCTCTATTAAAGTAGCAACTTATGCAAAACTTACTGACTTGCTTGCTGCTATGAATTTACTAAAAGATGAGCTTGAGAAAAAAGCAAAAGAATTTAAAGATATCATCAAAATGGGTAGAACAGAGCTTGAAGATGCCGTCCCTACAACACTTGGCAACACTTTTAACGCATTTGCAAGCTACATCAAAAGTGACATCGAAAAGATCACAGCAGCTCGTGAGTCAATGACACATCTAAACATGGGCGCAACTGCGATAGGCACAGGCATCAACTGCCACCCAGAGTATAAAAATGTAGTTGTTAAAAAGCTAAAAGAGATCACTGGAGTTGATTTTAAAAAGGCTGATGATTTTATCGCTGCTACGCAAGATACTGCAGACTTCGTCCACGTAAGTGGTGCGCTTAAAACCGCAGCTGTTAGACTTTCAAAAATCGCAAATGACTTAAGACTAATGAACTCAGGCCCAAGATGCGGTCTTGGTGAGATAAATTTACCTCAAATGCAACCAGGCAGCTCAATCATGCCAGGTAAGGTAAATCCAGTTATCGCCGAGGTTGTTGGAGAAGCTTGCTATGAGGTTATCGGCAACGACGTAACTATCATGCTTTGCTCTGAAAGAGGCGAATTTGAGCTAAATGCATTTGAGCCAGGTATCGCTTATGCGCTATTTAACTCTATATTCATCCTTGAAAATGCTATGAAAACACTAGCTGAAAAAGCTATCAAAAAACTTACTGCAAACCCTGAGGCTTGCTTAAAATCAGTTCTTGGCTCAGTTGGTATCGTAACAGCATTTAACCCATATATCGGCTATGAAAAATCAGCAAGCATCGCTAAAGAAGCTCTTCAAACAGGTAAAGCAGTTGGCGATATCTGCCTAGAGAGAGGCTATCTAAGCAAAGATGAGATCGATAAGATTTTAGAGCCTAAAAATATGCTAAATCCGAGCATGGTTAAGTAA
- a CDS encoding ABC-F family ATP-binding cassette domain-containing protein, producing MLEVRGLTQRFASSLLFEDVNLKLNRHNRYGLIGANGAGKSTFLKILSGAIEPTSGEIIIENGLKVGVLGQDQFAFENFTLKDAVLYGNKRLYDAVKEKEKLYMSEEFTDEINERLSELEMISAEEDPSYEYETRIEKILSSLGLNEFDKFMSEVENSDKVKVLLAQVLFPKPDILFLDEPTNNLDIDAIAWLENELNRHEGTLVVISHDRHFLNRVCTNILDVDFKKIREFSGNYDDWYMAANLIAKQHEMERDKKLKEKEELEKFIARFSANASKAKQATSRAKQLEKLDIAEIAVSSRRDPSILFRANREIGNELIELKNISKKFDDKVIFENFNFKLEKGDKLAVIGHNGVGKSTLCKIIMGELKPDAGEVHIGATIELGYFAQDTVNKIDGELKLYEYLQDAKNKDIDEIRKCLGRMLFSGAEQEKAVGALSGGEKHRVRLAQLMLHRPNLLVMDEPNNHLDLEAIIALGEAFYNFNGSVICVSHDRELIDAFANRILHLKGSGEVVDFKGTYEEYRANLGLEA from the coding sequence ATGTTAGAAGTTAGGGGACTTACTCAAAGATTTGCAAGCAGTTTGCTATTTGAGGATGTAAATTTAAAGCTAAATCGCCACAACAGATACGGACTAATCGGTGCAAATGGCGCTGGTAAATCGACATTTTTAAAAATTTTAAGCGGAGCCATCGAGCCAACTAGCGGAGAGATCATCATAGAAAATGGACTAAAGGTTGGCGTGCTTGGGCAAGATCAGTTTGCGTTTGAAAATTTCACTCTAAAAGATGCGGTGCTTTATGGCAACAAGCGCCTATATGACGCTGTCAAAGAGAAAGAGAAGCTCTATATGAGCGAGGAATTTACAGATGAGATAAATGAGCGCTTAAGCGAGCTTGAGATGATAAGTGCTGAGGAAGACCCAAGCTACGAGTATGAGACTAGGATAGAGAAAATCCTAAGCTCGCTTGGACTAAATGAATTTGACAAGTTCATGAGCGAGGTTGAAAACTCAGATAAAGTTAAAGTTTTGCTGGCTCAAGTGCTTTTTCCAAAGCCAGACATCTTGTTTTTAGACGAGCCAACAAACAACCTTGACATAGACGCGATCGCATGGCTAGAAAACGAGCTAAACCGCCACGAGGGCACGCTTGTCGTTATTAGCCACGATAGGCACTTTTTAAATAGAGTTTGCACAAACATTTTGGATGTGGATTTTAAGAAAATTCGCGAGTTTTCAGGCAACTACGACGACTGGTATATGGCTGCAAATTTGATCGCAAAACAGCATGAGATGGAGCGCGATAAGAAGCTAAAAGAAAAAGAGGAGCTGGAGAAATTTATCGCGAGATTTTCAGCAAATGCGAGCAAGGCAAAGCAGGCGACCTCACGTGCAAAACAGCTTGAAAAATTAGATATCGCAGAGATCGCAGTCTCAAGCAGGCGTGATCCTAGCATTTTATTTCGTGCAAACCGCGAGATAGGCAATGAGCTAATTGAGCTAAAGAACATAAGTAAGAAATTTGATGATAAAGTGATATTTGAAAACTTTAACTTTAAGCTCGAAAAGGGTGACAAGCTAGCCGTCATCGGTCACAACGGCGTTGGTAAAAGCACACTTTGTAAGATCATAATGGGCGAGCTAAAGCCTGACGCGGGCGAGGTGCATATAGGCGCGACCATCGAGCTTGGATATTTTGCGCAAGATACGGTAAATAAGATAGATGGCGAGCTAAAGCTTTATGAATACTTGCAAGATGCCAAAAACAAGGACATCGACGAGATCAGAAAGTGCCTTGGCAGGATGCTCTTTAGCGGTGCCGAGCAAGAAAAGGCAGTCGGAGCGCTAAGCGGTGGCGAAAAACACCGAGTAAGACTAGCTCAGCTCATGCTTCATAGACCAAATTTACTTGTCATGGACGAGCCAAACAACCACCTCGACCTTGAGGCTATCATCGCGCTTGGCGAGGCGTTTTATAACTTTAATGGCTCAGTCATCTGCGTAAGCCACGACAGGGAGCTGATAGATGCCTTTGCAAATAGAATTTTGCACCTAAAAGGTAGTGGCGAAGTCGTTGATTTTAAAGGCACATACGAAGAGTATAGGGCAAATTTAGGCCTTGAAGCTTAA
- a CDS encoding DUF1287 domain-containing protein, whose protein sequence is MKKFLLLALFATQIFAFLASKFVNDARSQIGVTLNYDPSYERLAYPMGDVDIKKGVCTDVIGRALRYQDMDLQRLILKDLSRNFASYPKNGA, encoded by the coding sequence ATGAAGAAATTTCTACTTTTGGCTCTTTTTGCCACGCAAATTTTTGCCTTTTTGGCGAGTAAATTTGTAAATGACGCTAGGTCGCAGATCGGCGTAACGCTAAATTACGATCCAAGCTACGAAAGACTCGCCTATCCTATGGGCGACGTGGATATCAAAAAGGGCGTTTGCACCGACGTTATTGGAAGGGCGCTTCGGTATCAGGATATGGATCTACAAAGGCTCATTTTAAAAGATTTGAGTAGAAATTTCGCAAGCTATCCTAAAAATGGGGCTTAA